From the genome of Hyperolius riggenbachi isolate aHypRig1 chromosome 9, aHypRig1.pri, whole genome shotgun sequence, one region includes:
- the TIMM9 gene encoding mitochondrial import inner membrane translocase subunit Tim9, with amino-acid sequence MAAQISESDQIKQFKEFLGTYNKLTENCFMDCVRDFTTRDVQKEEITCSENCLQKYLKMTQRISMRFQEYHIQQNEALAAKAGLLGQPR; translated from the exons ATGGCTGCCCAGATTTCAGAGTCGGATCAGATTAAACAG TTTAAAGAGTTTCTTGGAACGTATAACAAGCTGACAGAAAACTGCTTCATGGATTGTGTGAGAGATTTCACCACACGAGACGTGCAGAAGGAAGAG ATCACCTGTTCTGAGAACTGCCTGCAGAAGTACTTGAAAATGACACAGAGGATATCCATGAGATTCCAGGAGTACCACATACAACAGAACGAGGCTCTGGCAGCCAAAGCTGGACTTCTTGGCCAACCCCGGTGA